Below is a genomic region from Rouxiella chamberiensis.
TCTGCCCTACCCGGTTCGAGCGCCGATAATCTGGAATGGATGAAGCGAAAAAGAAACACCGTCTTGCGTTTGGCGCATTCCTCCCTGTATGCCGGTTTGAACTATGAAAAAAATGGTCAGCGCATGGAACAACAACCCTTTATCAATCAGGCGGAGTTCTGTGACCACGGCGGCAGTTTCCCGCTATTGACCGAATCGGGCGCAGTCTTTGGGGCTGTAAGTGTAAGTGGACTGCCGTCTCAAGACGATCATGCCCTGGTCATT
It encodes:
- a CDS encoding heme-degrading domain-containing protein, which gives rise to MSTMPTLDELLQQERDYRFAHIAFDFNAAWQIGSAIHQKAAEANAPVAIEVHAFGQTLFLSALPGSSADNLEWMKRKRNTVLRLAHSSLYAGLNYEKNGQRMEQQPFINQAEFCDHGGSFPLLTESGAVFGAVSVSGLPSQDDHALVIHGITHYLNSKK